The segment ACTCTAACATTGCAGTTCCTCACATCCGAATGCGTAAGAGAATTATTCGAAAAAGAATGCTCCTCAAAAATATCTCCTTTGTCAATCCGCTGTTCAACCTCTGCTTGCAAAGGAAACAGTAATTCTGGAGGATAACTGAAATTATCCACCCTCTCACCCAAGTTGAAAATCTCCCTCATTTGCTTTCTCACCTTCTTGGAATTTTTCAGTTTAAAACATTGATCATCAAAAGACAAAACCTCTCCCACGCCTTTTTCCATTCCTACGTGCATGGATAAGCCCTCCTCCAATAAAGTATTCTCCTTTTGTAAAAACCCGGGTCCCACCGAATTAATAGAATTAAGTTTTGCACTAGGCGACAAAACTAATTCAATAACGTTTATTTTAGAAAAGCCACATTTGTCTCTTTCCAAAATAACCTTCTGGGCCGCCCCCACATTTACGTTTGGCCCAACAAGTGCATGGCCCACAGCGCCCATTACACAACTAGGGTTAATGCCACCCGCTACCTCTCTCTTCTGCTTAGCCGTTTCTGTACCTCCTTTACTCTCCATCCCAGAAATGTCAACAAACCCTGTACACTCCACCCTACTTTCACTTGAAATACTATCTGAGCCATCCTGAACTTTCCTCTCTGACATTGAAACACCCTCTTTGTAGCTAGCTTCCTTAACACCCTCACCGAGATTCCTACTGCCCTGCACCTGAATCATAGACTTTCCTGCTCCTCTGACACCTCTCTGGGAAACTGTACCATTTTTCGTCCACCCACGCGCTATCTACTGCTTCCTCCTCCGCCTCCTCCGATTCTCTCTCCGCCATGGATTCTGAGTCAACGGAGGCCTCCGATGACGACGCTGTTTCGGACCATGCATCCTCCATGTCCCCCACTCTCACCATCGCATCCTCCTTCACAAGAATGTTGTACATCTCCCCATCCACACATGCTACAATCTTCCTGTTAATGGTTTCTATAAGGTTAGTGAACACCATCACTTTTGTCACATCCATCCAGATCTGGTTGCCTTCAAAGTCGTCCCCGTTCACCACCGCCCCAATGTCGGAGAGCAGAATCTCACAAAAACTTTTGTTCCTCACAAAACAAGGGATTCCGTAGATAGACACCCACACGGTTCTAACACATTCAACGTCCTTCTTCGTCCACTTCCTCACTTCCTTAAACCATCGTTCTTTCCAATCCCCAGCATCCCTTAGCAACAGCTCTAAGTCCCCCGCCGATTCTCTTCCAATAAACACAGATTTGGGCCCAGAGGTGTTGCCACTACAGTGAAAATACCCTCCTCCAACAAGCTCTTGCTCACGCCATATGCCATCCCCGTTGCCTTCGCTACTCCCACCATAGCGTTACGAAAGCGGTCAGTCTCTTCTGTTTTAGAACTATAGAAAAATGTTTTATGTGTTGTCTCTGGATTGCTCACTTCCCCTGCTAAGTTGTTGTTCAAAGAGCTCTGTTTAGAAACTTCCCCTTTTACAGGGGCTCCCCTATCCGGTTTGCTCTGTTTCAGTGAGTCCGCATAGGTAAACGGTTGCTTCCTATGTGCAAAGTTGATTCCACCTCCATTTCCCTGATGAAACGTCTTTACACCCTTCGGCATCAGTCCACTAGACACGTTCTTTCCATGCCTAACATGATCCTGGGGCTCTACCAGCTTGATACCTTTATGATCTTTCCTTTTAAATCTAGCGACATTGGCCTTCAGCTTTCTCCCTTCTAACCAAAGGTTGTCAAGTTTTACCTCCAACAATCTAACATCCTCAACCTTAACAAACCTCGCAAAGCCGTATTTCTCTCCTCTCCATTCTTTCTTTGGTGGTATAACAATCTCATCCACCACACCAAAATTTTTCAGCTCAAAAAAAAGATCTTTTGCACCCCATTTTTGTTCAAAGTCAGTAATGAAAAAAGATGTAATGTCGCCTCTGTCTCCTTCCATGGGATTCTTAAAAATATCCCATTTGCTACTAGTAAACCCATTTCTCCCCTTCCTGGTAACCTTGACCCAGTCCTTTCCAGATTCTTTCATGGATTTAAAAAGATGGTTTATACGTAACAACTTTCCTGTTGGTGTTGATGTTCATGATGTTCATATGATGATCTGCATCGTTCTTCTGATAGTTTATCATCAGTTTATACAATTTCATACTTTTTCTATAAAAAGACAAGTTTTGTTACTATAACTAATAGAAGCGAGAATTGGTAGTACTAATTAATGCATTAATAATCGGTTATGTGGTTTATTTATTAAATACGTAATAGATTTGATTTTTATCTCTTTAATGTTGTGGAATATCTCACCGACCATTTCAATTAAAGAATACTtttgatttcaaattttaattttttggtttTCTTAGAAGATTCTATAGCTATACTTTTCCCCCTTTTATTTATAACTATAAACGTTAATATCGATGAACAGttacatattaaaaatatttataattataactatGATGCTCAACACTCATATATCACCATaacattatttataaattttaaggaAAACATGTTGCCTATTAACGATTCtaagaatatatttttttgaaagagAGCAACTTACCTATTAATTATTAATCATTTAATCAATTATAATATGTTATTACCTTGACAAATTAGCGTATGTTAGTAATATGATTTTATGTCTctactataaaatatatttaatcaattataatatgttttttttttcataagtAACTCTTGAATTAAAAGAGAACTAGGGGTACTCAACCCTTACAAGAGAAAACTGGAAACctgaaaacaaacagaaaaccaACAGAAAACAAACAACCCACGAAACTAAAGACTCACAAACACAAGGACGGGTTTTTGAACCATTCATAAAAATTACTTCTAATTCTATCTTTAGCTTCTATAGCAAGCCACCACCAAGAGTGCCAAAGGATCGAGTAGAATAGTTCATCACCATCAAAAACCGCATTATTGAAAATGATATTATATCTAACCTTCCAAATACACCACCATATAGTTACCCAAATAACTGCAGCCCTTTTACATTGAATCTTCCCCGACAATGTGGTAACCCCCACAAGAATTTGGCTACAACAGTCCACTGCCCAGTGTGAGTCTATATCCAGCCATTGCTTAATTCTATCCCACAGGTTTTGGATCATAGGACTGAAAATAAAGATATGAGATGGGTCTTCACAGTGCAGCTCATAGAAAGCGCACAAAGCCTCTTTATTATACGCAATAATTCCGCGCCGAAGCAGCTGATTCCTCGTCGGAATCCTGTCCAGAATAACTCGCCTGCagaagatttttaacttcgaagGTACCTGTGACGCCCAAATAAGCTGCAGCCCCTGATTAATGCCCATGTCCAGCCTTCCACCTTCTTGATCACGTTGTGATAAATTATAACTTGAGCGAACCGTATAACTTTTTGATACGTCAAAAGGCCAAACAAAAACGTCTTCACTGTTTGAACACACTGCAACATCCGCAAGCAGAGTATGCAATTCTGCCAGCTCTCCGGTCGCCTGCTGCCCGAGGACCTCTTGCGCTTTAATAACTTTCAAGAACCAATTCTCACCCAACCAATACCCCAAATCTTGCACAGTATCATTTTTATAACCAGCTTCCAGTAACAGCCTTGGAAAAAGATTAGATAAATAGTCTCTCCCAAGCCAATGCGAattccaaaaacgagcaaagttACCCGAACCAATTTTGACGGCAACACTATGCATTGACCCCCTCGAATTACCACACATATCCAATAGATCCCTCCACCATAACGAGTCTTTAGGATCAAAAGCTTCACCATCATAATTCCAAACCCTAGAATTCAAGTCTCCATATTGAGCCTTCATCACTCCACTCCACAAAGCTCCCTTACCTAAAAGAAATCTCCATATCCACTTAGCTAATTAGGCGTTGTTGAATCTACCAATATCCTTTACACCAAGCCCACCCTTATTTCTTGCCTTACAAACAATTTCCCATTTAATCCACGCCACACTACTCTTTTCCACGACACCTTGCCACAAAAACTTCCGTTGGATTCCTCTAATGACCTTAATCAATTTGGACGGCATCTTGAAGAACGACCATTGGTAAGTCAGTAAATTGGATATCACACTATTTAATAAAGACACCCTACCACCTATGGAGAGAAGCTTCCCTTTCTACCCTACAAGTCTTGCTTTCAAGGAATTAATTATCGGGTTCTAGAAACTTATTCTCCTTTGATTCCCACCAACGAATACTCCCAAAAATTTAAAAGGGAATTTATCAACCTTGCAACTTAAAAAAGAGGATGCACCATCCTGAAAAATTTTATCACAGCCTACTGCATACAATTTAGTCTTAGCGAGGTTAATTCTAAGACCCGACACCAATTCAAATCCCCTAAATAAAACCTTCAAGGAACACAAATTCTCCCAAGTTCCTTCTCCAAACAGAattgtatcatccgcaaattgtaaaaGGTTGTATTCAACATCACTAGTCAATTGGAAACCTTTATAAAAATCTTCAAGTGAAGCCTGCCTCACCATCCCTGCTAGCCCCTCAGCAATGATTGTGAATAAGAAGGGAGAGAGTGGGTCTCCTTGTCTTAGTCCTTTAGAAACTtttacaattaatcaatcaaaataaaagctCTTATTTAAACgcatacatttttttttattttattaaaagacatatCACTACATTCATTATAACAATAATGGTGATACGTTAAAGCTTACAGATTTCTAGCAccaatatttttccttttttttatataacaaaGGGTGCATCTCTTAATTTCTacatttatatacaaaattttaaaaaattcaccACGGCTGTATTTGTAAACCGTGGTTATATGTTAATATGTTTCACCATggttgaacatgtacttgaactcTAGGGTACaaggttcgattcccacgaaaggaaAAAACTATACTAGTACGGGTTATAGAAGATCGCCAGGTGACAATGCAGTGAGTGCCATGCGAGGGGCCCAGGCTATTACAATACCTTCGAACCTTCtctcaaaacaaaaaccaaatcCATTTTCTCTTTTACTCGTGCCAGCTTAGCATTTATATTGAGGATCAGCAAGAAGACCATGAAGAAGTATGTGATCATGAACATATTGCCCTCCTCACTCTTTGGTTAtcccattttatttttattctagtTCCCTACAAGTAGGGTATAAGTATATACCTTTGGAAAATCAAATCCATGAGGGTCGAAACATCTACCTTACCAAACTGACTTTAAGTTCTCTATGAATCTCTAGGGTTTATTGCTTTTTACCTAAAATCCATAACCACGTGTGAACAAAAACTTTTAATGTATTGTCCAATGTGGCCTCTACAAATTTGGTTCAATGGTATTTTCGAATCTTACCTGAAAGTCACCATTTCATCTACCGTAACAAAAGAAGTCGAAGATAGACGGGTTGAAGGCACAACGGTTGTTTTACTCACTCTAGAATATATTATACTTTCGACTAAAGAAGATTTTAAATGTACTTCTTTATGTATGCAAATTGTGCTACATTCATCTCCTCTATGGCCTCACTTGTCAGTTGCAGTTTTAGGCCAAACTGATTCAAAAGAGAATTCTGAACTCTTTTCAATTAATACCATTTTGAAGCACTCGACACTTGGATAGCTTTCCTTAAACCCACCAATATGTCGAATAGAATTTCAAATGGGAAAATTGGCTTAGGATTGGCTGGTTACCAACCAAATATGGTATCTGTTAGCTGGGAATTTCGACCAAGGTTTAAGAACATCATATTCTAAAATAGCTTGAAATATGGATTTATAGAAGCTAtttcttttttggatttttatcttATGAAGACTTGATACGACGAAGTAAATACGGCTTCAAGTGTCTAAAGTGGGAaaaatcttgaatatggagaagtATGCTTTGACGGCTACGTTGGCTGATTTCTAAAAGGGCTTCGAGCGGGAAGAGATTGCAATTTGAACTTACGTATGCTCGCTAGAAGAATACGTGGTATCATCAGAAGATCCTTTCGTTTGCAATATTAAATGTGGCACTCATCTAAGTAGAGACCGTTGGGgtcaaatcattataaataagAATCTTTGGTTTTAAGATTAGTGTGTTTTTCACATTGTACACAAAAATCACTCAAATACTCGAAGTACAAGCGTGAGAGAAAAGAGTCTGTTGATCATATATGTATGAAAACACcattgttttctttactttaaaGTCAATTAGTTTCATATTTCGCCATTTACTTTCCTTTACTTTCAACTAGACTTTTTACATTTTTGTCAAAACTTTTACTTTCCTATAATCTACAATATTTACGCTCCTTTTTAGATTCCACTTTACATTTTACCAAGTACTTTACAGTCGAAGATTTCTTCTTAATTCTTAGACAATACTTAGCTTCTTTTATAGAAGACTCTTATTCTTATTCATAAATCAGAAACAAGACCACTTATGAAATAAACTTAAAGAATACTAAAACTTTTAGACACATgacctaggatcaatctagtcgatcttgtaAGTTACCAAATTAAACAGTTTGGAAGACTAACTATTGTTTAtcagaaatcactggtaaatATAGTATCCAGACAATTTTTAGCCAATTTTTACCAAAATCTCTTTTTATCATATAGATGAAATTTGTTGGGCCTAGAGTGAACTCTCAGAAGAAAAATATCGAGCACTTTTAAACCATCAAGCTGGAATAGTCATTACTCTATCCCCTTTTGAGTGTGAAGCCTTTTATTTATGCATAAAACAATTTGAAGAGTGGTTGTCGGTTTATCTTCTTACACTCTCTATGAATCCTTCGACTATTCTACCATATTTAACTAACATTTTTCCTCTGTAGACTAAATTCAATAAAAGGCAAGATATGCACAtcaaggaaattcaaatttttcaaaattaGTTCAAAATTGTGTATAAACTGTGTCAACTCTTTAAAACACAAAGTTCTTgaatattctaaaaaataaaattccgTTCTTATGTAAAAGATAAGTATGATTTTGTTTTAAAGTTTTATTTTTCCAAACTTACACCATTACCAACTTGTGAGTTGGCTTGACTTTTTGTCCCCCATATCCGAAATGGTTCCTTTGTGGGTCCTTGGGAGTCCTATAAAATAAGTCTAAAAAACCAGCCAAAAGAGTAGCTTCGTCTAACTATGACACATACAATTATCAGGGGCATATATCTCCATGTCGATATTGAACATGTTCAAATCCTATCCACCAGTTCAGCATGTGAAATACATGAATTTTAGGAACTTCTTAACTTACTTTATTTACTTGTGTTGAACTGTTGCAGCTATATTCGTTGTTCCAAAAGAggtgaagaaaaagaaggaagctgaagcAGTCAACAAcaattattttttgataaatacaaatattttattttcaaaaaattttaaaactattttataattttcctatttctaaaatattttataatatctataattctttttatttttttagacaaaaaatAAATAGAGTTAACCTTTGCGATAACCGTTTCATTATTAATTATTAGGAACATCCTAAAAATTCACATTGATTGGAGacagagcattgaaagagtttaaATAATggcactcctcaccttaccaatcaattttgtaaggttgagttaggtcaaactctaatatggtattagagcctatcgatcggaccatgggaCGCCCACtgttaatatccacgcaccaaacCCAAATAAATGATGGACGTGAGCAGgtctattaggaagatcctaaagtcacACATTGGTTGAAGATAGATCATTAAAAGAGTTTATATATAATGACACTCCTCGTCTTACCAACCagttttgtaaggttgagttaggtcaaactctaatattaaTAGATCGAGTAGAACTTTAGAAATGAAATAGCAAGATTAAAGGAGTTCCATTTTTCTCTTGATAGTTGTATCATCTTGATCTCCAAGATCAAGATGTTTCATAACTTGCAGTTTCCCTTTTAACTTTTCAATTTCTATTTCAAACTTTTGTTTGGCATCTAGTTGCTTTTACAATCGAAGGATTTAAGGCCTCTTTTTTTGTCTCTCTTTTGTTCTTCCACAAGTTTGAAGACATTCTCATCAACTATCTTCTACTCCTTTGATGCTAATAGGAGTGAATCATTTCTCGTGTCTTTCTTATTCTTGTCCTCTTCAAGTTTCTgccatatttttttttcaaacaatgGTCCTTATAAATTTTTCCATCCatacactatgccaaatttgtcttttagcagcacccctactaaagcgcttttaggaaaaagcgctggtataggttttgctaaaaacaaaataaaaaaacacgcaaaaaagcgctcttaaaggggggggttacgaaagcgctttcaaaaagcgctcttatagaggGGGGTacaaaagcgctttcaaaaagcgctcttatagggggggggggtacgaaagcgctttcaaaaagcgctcttatagggggcttatgaaagcgctttcagaagcgctcttaaagggggggtacgaaagcgcttttaccctaaaaagagctggtaaaggcagggctaccagagcgctttttaaaagcactTTCATCGTTGTTtcgttaattaaaatttttaaaatcaaaataattctGATATGTGTTTCATAATCCCTAAATCTTCTTTCACTGCCATCGCTGCCCAGCTGAACGAAGAAACGAAGAACCATCGCTGCCCAGAACGAAGAACTCcataaaaactccataaaaaCTCCTCAAAACCGTATCTCATCTTCAAAACTGCGACACTTAATCTCCATAAAAACTCCATTGCTGCCCAGAATACGAAGCTAGACGAAGAAGAATCACTGCCCAGAATACGAAGACGAAGAGAAGACGAAGGAGGTACACGATTTATAGTTctgtttttgacatttgaaagattAGTGTTTATAGGTATTTTATTCAGACCTTTACTAGACCTTTCAAAAAAGACAGTGTATGTTTCTTCAGAAATAATGCATTTTTGTGTTCTCTGAGTGATGTTGGGGATGGAATAGACCAATGAATATATATTGTATTCAGGGACAATGTAACATAACTGTATAGTTCAGCTTGTGTACCCATTCAGCGTGCTCTTGTGCATAATTACTATTTtctgtttcttttgttttgtttccaTCGTTTTCAATTGTTGGAATTAGATATAAGCTATTTGACTTGGTC is part of the Vicia villosa cultivar HV-30 ecotype Madison, WI unplaced genomic scaffold, Vvil1.0 ctg.000121F_1_1, whole genome shotgun sequence genome and harbors:
- the LOC131624425 gene encoding uncharacterized protein LOC131624425, yielding MVRQASLEDFYKGFQLTSDVEYNLLQFADDTILFGEGTWENLCSLKVLFRGFELVSGLRINLAKTKLYAVGCDKIFQDGKGALWSGVMKAQYGDLNSRVWNYDGEAFDPKDSLWWRDLLDMCGNSRGSMHSVAVKIGSGNFARFWNSHWLGRDYLSNLFPRLLLEAGYKNDTVQDLGYWLGENWFLKVIKAQEVLGQQATGELAELHTLLADVAVCSNSEDVFVWPFDVSKSYTVRSSYNLSQRDQEGGRLDMGINQGLQLIWASQVPSKLKIFCRRVILDRIPTRNQLLRRGIIAYNKEALCAFYELHCEDPSHIFIFSPMIQNLWDRIKQWLDIDSHWAVDCCSQILVGVTTLSGKIQCKRAAVIWVTIWWCIWKVRYNIIFNNAVFDGDELFYSILWHSWWWLAIEAKDRIRSFQFSLVRVEYP